The DNA window GGGTGTTAATATGGCTGAAATTACACTTCATGTTGGATTGGGAAATTTTAGAACCGTAGATGTAGAAGACCTAACCAAACATAAGATGGACAGTGAGCAGATTCGTATTTCTGATGATGCGGTCTCAACTGTAAATAAGGCCAAGGAAAATAAACGAAATGTTTGTGCCGTTGGAACCACCGTGCTTCGTACGTTAGAAACCTCCGTTACCACCGATGGATATTTGAAACCCTATGAGGGTTGGACCAACAAGTTTATTTTCCCTCCATATGAGGTTCTAGTTCCAAATAGGATGATCTCCAACTTCCACTTGTCGCAATCGACTTTACTTATGATGGTGTGTGCTTTTGGTGGCTATGACCGCATAATGGAGGCCTATCGAGAAGCGGTGAAGGAGAAGTATAGGTTTGGAACCTATGGAGATGCTATGCTAATTATTTAGCAATTAAATATTTCCCTATTTAAATTAAAGATGCTCTCCCGGGCATCTTTTTTGTTTTTTCTTTGTGAACGAAATAGCATGACAGTTGTTTCTACGCGGACATATTTGTTTAATTGTATGCTAAACATTCCAATTACTACACAGAAGCGCATCGTTATTGTTGGTTCCGGTTTTGCAGGACTAACCCTTGCTCAAAAATTAAAATACTCGGGTTACCAAGTGGTGCTCATTGATAAGAACAACTACCACCAGTTTCAACCCCTGCTTTACCAAGTGGCCACCGCCGGATTAGAACCTAGGGATATCTCATTTCCCCTCCGGAAGATTTTTCAAAAGTTTAATAATACGTTCATTCGTATTGCTGAGGTATCGAAGATCGACACTCAGGAAAAGGTGGTTACCACTTCTCTTGGAACGGTACATTATGATTATCTAGTCCTGGCCAATGGGGCATCGACCTCGTTTTTTGGGATGAAGAGTGTTGAGGAGCACTCCATTCCCATGAAAAGTGTGGCGGAGGCCTTGGTATTACTGAACAGCATTTTACATAATTTTGAGGATGTGCTGGTTACGTCCGATCAAGAGGTGAGGGAGTCGGAGATGAACATTGTTGTTGTTGGAGGAGGCCCCACAGGCGTGGAACTTTCCGGCGCATTGGCCGAAATGAAGCGGTATGTTTTCCCAAAAGATTACCGTGAGTTGGACTGCAGCAAAATACGAATAGTTTTAGTTGAGGCCGCCGACCAATTGCTCAATGGGATGTCGGCTGCCTCTTCAAAAAAGGCTGAGAAGTTCTTGCAAAAGTTAGGCGTGGAGATACTGTTGTCAACGCAGGTTGTGGACTATAATGGTCGGCTGGTTTCTTTTAAATCAGGTGAAAGTATTAGAACCAAAACGCTGGTTTGGGCGGCAGGTATTACTGCAAACTTATTAGAGGGTGTTCCCACATCTTCGGTGGTGCGGGGAAGGCGCCTGCTTTGCGATAGCGTTAACCGTCTGCAAAATGCCAACGACATCTTTGTTCTTGGTGATACTGCTTATATTACCAACGAAAAGTGGCCCAATGGACATCCTCAGGTTGCACAGGTCGCCATACAGCAGGCGCGAAATTTGGCGCGAAATTTTGTTAGACTTAAAAAAGGCCAACCATTAAAACCATTCCGATACAGTGATTATGGCTCTATGGCTACCGTTGGTCGCAATAAGGCGGTGGTGGATCTGCCATTTGCACACTTTCAAGGGCTTTTTGCTTGGATCCTTTGGATGTTTATTCACCTTCGTTCCATATTTGGGCTGAAGAACAAGATTCAGATATTTATCAATTGGGTTTGGAGCTACCTCACCTACGACCAAAGCCTTCGGCTAACCTTTCTACCCAAAGATTTTCGATTTAGAACCAAGGCTTAACCTTTTATGATTTTTTGAAGCAGGTCCCTGTATTCTAGTGCAAACGATATGAAATTGTTGGCATCTTTGAGTTCTAGCTTCTAGCAGATGTTGGTCAGGTGATTCTCAATAGTTTTATGGCTAGTCATATGTTTGTAGGCTATTGGTAGTTTCGGTTAGCCAAGGCATGGCTTTGGTTTTGCGATTCCGGTTTTATACCCCCACCAAGCTCCCACTAAGTGTGGGAGGCGTCTGCTTGGCAAGTTTGTTTCCTAATTGATAAGGTTAAGCCAAACTTTGGTTTTTTGTCACTTATTACTATTCAATCACCTGTCACTATCAAAGGTTGTTGGCTATAGACCTTAGACTATAGGTAAACTACTGCACAACTCCGGACCTCCGGACTTCTTCCTACTATCCTTTGTTTGCTGCAATGCTCTGTTTCTGCGGAACGGTTTTTAGCAAGGCAAATGCATTAAGCTTGCTGCTCGACCCAACCGGGCCGAGATCAGCGGTGCCTTTTTCCAGTATTTCTACGGCCTTTTGCAGCGTATTGTCAATTTCGCTGATGATTGGGTAGAATCCGTCGTTGTCGAGAATATCGCGGGCTATATAGGCCTTCAGCTGCGTTTCAATAATTTTACCGCTTGCCTTGAGCTCACCTGGCTTTGGCGTGACCTTGTTTTTTCGGGCATACTCCTCAAATCCCTTCAGCAAACCAAGCGTGTTGAGGTAGGCTTCGAGTGACTTCACTGTTTTATACTTTTGAAGAGTGGCTCGCTTGGAGTCGGTGATGCTGAAAGCATAGCGATAAATGAGGTTCTTTGCCGATACTATTCTAAAGTAGCGATTAATACCAACGGTATCGAGCGGCACAAATACGTCGGGCATGATACCTCCTCCTCCGTAAACAATCTTGCCTCCAGGAGTTTTGTATTTGAGTGAGTCGGCAAACTTAATAGAATCGACCTGCTCAAATTCGCCGTGAAGATAACGGTTGGTGATATCCATGTAGTATTCATCCTCAGAGCCATAGGTGTAGTGCTTCTGAATACTTCTACCAGTTGGTGTGTAGTATCGCGCTACTGTAAGCCTTAGCGCGGAGTTGTCGGAAAGGGGAATTTGCTCCTGAACTAGGCCCTTCCCAAAGCTCCGACGACCAACGATAGTTCCTTTATCGTTGTCCTGAAGTGCACCGGCAAGAATTTCGCTGGCAGAGGCCGAGAACTCATCGATGAGGATAACGAGCCTGTCGTTCATGCAGCTTGATTTTGCATCGGAATAGAGATTCTGCCTTGGGCGCGCCTTACCTTGGGTGTAAACAATAAGCTTGCCTGCTGGCAGAAACTCATTGGCTATCTCTACGGCTTGGTCGAGATAGCCACCGCTGTTGCCTCTAAGGTCGAGTATCATGCCCTTCATGCCTTCCTTGTGTAGCTTGTTGGTAGCATCCATGAATTCTTGGTAGGTTGTTCGGGCAAAGCGGGCAACCTTGATGTAGCCAATCCAATTGTTAATCATGTAGGCGGCATCGATGCTGTAGATTGGAATTTTATCGCGAGTAATAGTAAAGTCGATCAACTCTTTAACTTCGCTTCGCTTAACACCAATTTTAACTTTGCTGCCGTTAGGGCCACGCAGCTTTTTAACAATGCTATCC is part of the Williamwhitmania sp. genome and encodes:
- a CDS encoding S41 family peptidase — translated: MNYQNTKRQIWLPLLLAIAVVIGIFLGFGLKKNQTPTTLFFPNSGSNKLEDVIKLIHDEYVDTVSTANLEEKAIEAIAKDLDPHTVYIPADKLAAVNEPLDGEFSGIGVHFSVNNDTVVVISTVPGGPSEKVGVMAGDRIVTVNGKTIAGVKMNQDSIVKKLRGPNGSKVKIGVKRSEVKELIDFTITRDKIPIYSIDAAYMINNWIGYIKVARFARTTYQEFMDATNKLHKEGMKGMILDLRGNSGGYLDQAVEIANEFLPAGKLIVYTQGKARPRQNLYSDAKSSCMNDRLVILIDEFSASASEILAGALQDNDKGTIVGRRSFGKGLVQEQIPLSDNSALRLTVARYYTPTGRSIQKHYTYGSEDEYYMDITNRYLHGEFEQVDSIKFADSLKYKTPGGKIVYGGGGIMPDVFVPLDTVGINRYFRIVSAKNLIYRYAFSITDSKRATLQKYKTVKSLEAYLNTLGLLKGFEEYARKNKVTPKPGELKASGKIIETQLKAYIARDILDNDGFYPIISEIDNTLQKAVEILEKGTADLGPVGSSSKLNAFALLKTVPQKQSIAANKG
- a CDS encoding NAD(P)/FAD-dependent oxidoreductase; amino-acid sequence: MLNIPITTQKRIVIVGSGFAGLTLAQKLKYSGYQVVLIDKNNYHQFQPLLYQVATAGLEPRDISFPLRKIFQKFNNTFIRIAEVSKIDTQEKVVTTSLGTVHYDYLVLANGASTSFFGMKSVEEHSIPMKSVAEALVLLNSILHNFEDVLVTSDQEVRESEMNIVVVGGGPTGVELSGALAEMKRYVFPKDYRELDCSKIRIVLVEAADQLLNGMSAASSKKAEKFLQKLGVEILLSTQVVDYNGRLVSFKSGESIRTKTLVWAAGITANLLEGVPTSSVVRGRRLLCDSVNRLQNANDIFVLGDTAYITNEKWPNGHPQVAQVAIQQARNLARNFVRLKKGQPLKPFRYSDYGSMATVGRNKAVVDLPFAHFQGLFAWILWMFIHLRSIFGLKNKIQIFINWVWSYLTYDQSLRLTFLPKDFRFRTKA